A segment of the Zingiber officinale cultivar Zhangliang chromosome 8B, Zo_v1.1, whole genome shotgun sequence genome:
ggatccacataatattttattatgtaatctcattttctaaaaattaggataattattttttaatatattaaatatatgtttatgtatatttttctttttacatTTCTCATTAGTTGGTGATATTTTTTCTTTAATCAATAagaacatgaattaaattttttttatcttatccatacaatgcaaaataaaattgatagtttttttttaagttctcCTTTTCCAACTCTCTCTCTCTGTGTGCTTCTTGCTCATTGAGATTCGAGAAGAGAAATTCTACATCTCCACCTAACACTAACACGCTGATTCGATAGATATTACGATTGAAAAGGGGAATTGGAGAGAACTTTGAATTCGGAAACATATGCCTGTGATTAGCACGAGGGAATTTGGAAGTGCTGTGGGTGGCTCAGAAACCCTGTATCTTATGATTACTCGTcacatttagagaaaaaattcctataaatatatTGCAGTTGTGGATCAAATTACGGATATCTCGGTAACAATTTTACGCCCTACCACTATACTATAGCTCCAGAGGTAATTAATAATATTCAATTATTTGAATAAATTTGAATTCAACTCGTAGATATTTATAGCAAAGTTTGTGAATTGTTCGTaattaatattcatgaataatatcATATTCTTCAAGAAAACTCTCATcaatagggatgtaaacgagccgaaccgagccgaacagtattaggctcgagctcgactcgtttaagttatattcgggctcgagctcggctcgagcacgaatcgagcttttatcacaaggctcaagctcggctcgttttagaattattaagctcgcgaacagttcgagctcggctcgttattagctcgattatcaaagttaacgagcataactcgttaagcgagctcggactcgttttcgggctcgtttagagaTCTTTTTTGACTCATTTTAGAACTTATTTTTTTGACtcgttttaaagctcattttaaggctcgttttagagctcatttttttgctcgttttagagctcgttttttggctcggtttaaggctcgttttaagactcgtttttttggctcgcgagcctataaatgaacatgttcgcgagctcacgagccgaatattcttaagctcgagctcggctcgataaaactgtcgagctcgaaatcgagttcgagctcggctcgataagataaacgaacgaactcgaacgaattttttatcaaatcgagctccgaatagctcgcgaaccgttggATTCATTTATATCTCTACTCATTAAACTTATAATCATGCAAATAAGCTCTCAAAATGAATAAACAAACGCACTAGCaaccaaataatttttaaaaatatataaaaatttcaaacaatcaaataaatttgaattaagagctcaataacaataaataaatcaACTTCAAGCGAAAAAGAAATCAAATTGCCAAAGTTGATTAACAACTTCAACAGCTTAATTTATTGTCTTGTTACCTTATTCATTTCAAATTTGAAcaacataaaatttaatttatgtttatagACATACTTGTTCAACGGAGGAACAGATAGTGGCTTCTAGCTAGAATGTTTAGTATGTATATTCATTCCCATTAAGAATTTGAAATCCTAAACCTTTTATTGTTCATTTGAGTGTTTTACTATTGCACTGCTGCGTGGGAAGATATTTAAGCTCAATTGACAATAACCTTTCTAGATATTACTGAACTCATCTCTTGTTTCCCAAGACATCCTAGTCCACGTAAGGTTGAGGGAAAAGTGTCACCTAAGAGCGAAGATCAGGGTGAAAACGACCAACAACACACTCATGGCAATCTCATGAGGGAAATTTAACAGCAAAGTTGGTTTCCAAAGGAAAAGGCTAAACGTGTTTCTTGTCCTTTTCTACAAAAGGATGGAGGATGATCCATTAAGCCATTAGCAAATGCATTTGTTGTAaaagaaaatttcagaaaatttatCAGTAGTTAACTTTGTCTTTGGAGTGAGCAATTGGTTAATGGAGCTTGCTTTCAGCAAGACAACCATCATTTACAGCAAGAATTAACTGCTTATTTCCTAGCTTACTATATAAACTATATATTAGAAGCATAAAAAACACCATGATAAATTGGCATTCTAGATCACAGTTCCATCTTTGATAGTAGCATTTCTCAAAATGATTGTGATTCCAGATCTTATGTAGAAGCcttcgctggatcgatcaacctcTTCGACGCCCTGTGACACGACATTTAGCATCGATAAGCTTTAGTCTCAAAGGTTTAGATACAAACATGCTTATACACATACATCTTTGTTAGCAATGACCACATTCTGGCCTATCCTAGCATTTGTGTCGATGATAcaattcctgcaaaacaaatttTATGTTTAACAAAAGTAAATCTCGAGTCGCTTAAGTAATCTGCAAACAGAATTTCAGATAGTACCTGATTTTTGTGTTTTGCCCCACTCCAATAGGAACCATACCCTTTTCCAATAGGGAGGCAATTTGTTCATCGGTCTCATAAGTATTCGCGCCAAACATCAAAGTGTTCTGAGAAGATGCAACAAAGACACTACATGTTAACTAGTATCTATTGAGAATTCAGCTATCAGTTTTGAGTTTGAAGCCAGTTTCACTAACCTTTATTTCGGCTCCAGCACTGATACGTGATCGTACTCCGATGATCGATCGTTCAATGTCACACTTGTACAAGAAGCATCCGTGAGAAATGATCGAACTGCGCATCTGCATTTTGTTGAACATGACTAAAATGCCTCAAGATTGTCTTGTAGTTTACAGTTTTGTGACACTTACCTTGCTTTTGTCGATTTTAGTTGGCGGTAGGTACCTAGGAGATGTGTACATAGGTTTTCTTTGATCGTAGAATTGGAACTTCGGAGGCTACAAAATCGATAGATTATGAGATTGTACCTCTCAAATCGATTCAAATTGTTAATTTCTTATGCATACACATTAATTTCTACCTGTTCTGTGAGTGCCAAATTTGCGTTGTAGAATGCTTGTAATGTTCCAATATCCTCCCAATAGTCATGGAACATGTATGCCTGAACGATACAAGAACATCGTTACGATACGATATGCGAGTTGGTGAACAGAAATCTCAAGTTTACTTGGAAGTAGTATTGGAAACAGACACACAAGAAGCACACCTGAACATTGAAGTAGTTCACGGCGAAAGGCAGGATGTGCTGTCCGAAGTCATTTGCTCTCCCATCTCTCATCCTGAAGTTACCGATAAATCGTGTAGAGAATCAGAAAACATTTCTTGAAACACAACCAGACTTAACTGAAAATGGACTTGAACAAGAGTTAAAAGAGATACATGAATTGTCTTTGAAGTGCCTTTCGGTTGAAGACATAAATTCCCATGGATGCGATATAGGGGTACTTGTTTGTATCTTGATGAGACAATCTGAGAAAGGAGCCATCATCCTTCTGCAATGCAATTGTTCTTATTAGTTCAGTGCTCGAATCATCGACAATCTTATCAGTTATTAGGAAAAAAATCACTCACCATGGCTTCCAAATCATCACCCCTCGGTTTCTCTTGAAATTCGGTAATCCGACCATTCTTATCAACTCTCACGAGTCCATAGTCAGATGCCCGGCTACAATGAGGATCGACAAGTCAATTACCAGTACTAAGTAAGTCGATACAATTTAGATACTAGACATTGGCATACCTTGCATCAACAGGAATGCAAGAAATAGTTATATCGGCACCAGTTTCGACATGTTTCTGCAAATTGCATTGCATCACTTTTAGTATGTAGATTCAAGCGATGGAAATCAAACAAAAGCATACCTCGATCAATTCCATGTAGTTCATGCGGTATAATTGGTCGCCAGACAGAATTAGTACATGCTCAATGTGTTGGTTCCTCCTGTCCTAAATTACAGGAACAACAAAATGTAAACTCAAAACGACAGGAAAAGGGAAAAGATCTAAAAGCTAGAGAGAACTCACATCAAACACCCAAGCAAATTGCCTAATGGCATCAGCTGTGCCCTGGAACCAATTCATACCGGTTTCGCCGGGAGATTGTGTAGCCGCCAAAACCTGAGTATCAAAAGGAATTAATCAGACAAGGCAATCCACGAACAAGATGACCCAATTTCTTCTTGCGTTACCTCTGCGAATCCACCGCCAAAGTTGGCGACATCACCAAAGGTTCGAGAGATGTGGCGATTCAATGAGGTGGAATTGAACTGCGTCAAGATGTATATTTTGTTGATGCCGCTGTTGATGCAGTTGCTCATTGGGACATCAACGATCTTGTAGCATCCGGCGATGGGAACAGCAGGCACTGCTCTTGTTTTGGTGAGAGGGAAAAGTTGAGCACCGGTGCCTCCGCCTAGAATGAAGGCCGCGACGTTCTTGGGATCAGGCACGTTGGGTGAGAGAAGAACCTGCAAAAACAGGGTTTTGGTTTGGTTGGTCATTCTAGTGAATGGATCGTCAGTGGGAGAAGAAGAACCTGCAGAAAAACTTGCCTCGGATATTTTTTGAAATTGGTGGTCGATTTCTGCAGGAGGAGAGGATGCTACAGAAGATTCGAAACCTGCTATCTTGCAGCGGAGAGTATTGCTGTTTTTGAAGGGAAATTTTTGGCTCCGGAGCTGCTTCCTTGTTGAAGAAGCACAGAGAGCTGATCTTCTTGCATGGCTCAGCCATGCATCGTTGGCCTTCAAGCTCACGATTCCGGCGTCCATCTTGAGTGCAACTGCAGATCAAAAAAaccagagaaggaagaagaagatggagattggGATTTGCCTAGATTGCCATGAAGTTTATAATTATATATCTGCAGGCATGGAGATTCAGTTGCTAATTCCTTGTAAGACTGGGCAAAAAAACCCGTAGAACAGAttagttattttttttctaataaaattatataaaatttggACAATTCTCTTGCGAATTTATCTCGATTATAACTATTTTTTGCCTTATATTAAAGTAAAATTATAGTTTAGAAAGATAAATttggaaatatttaaaatttgtagatttttttttccaaCTGACAGATTAAGGAATATTACGCTcgttaaataatactttaaaaatatttttaagaaaaaaaagattaCAATACGCATAAATTCTATGTATAAAATGATAAAtgcaaatattttatatatattaaaaaaaaattggaagaaAATTAGTTATTTAACATATTTGTGAAAGTACGTGGACTAACCATCCAATAATAATCAAATTGATCAAAtcgattaaattaaaatcaaattaataaattttttaaataaattaaactcatcaaacttattttaaaaattaaataaattgaactcataaaaaaaatcaattaattcagttaaaaattaaaagaattaaattTGTGAATGAGTCGTAGCAGTCAATCAATCAACTATTGGATCCATGAGCAATGTGAACAATGAACATGAGTCATATAAGGTCTTATGATCGAAATTCAATGTGTTTAAACATATCTCTTTTTATATTTTATCATTTATATTAATGATTAGTAATCACCTATGATGTATCTCTTTTGTATTCATTTAGGGTTGaattaataaaggtatttagtTGAATGAATCACCTTTTCCCATGTGAGCCacgatttaaaaattttaaattcgtattatatatatttactaattgattgatatgtcagtttaatcaattttatagaattttaacttttaaaatactgattaaattaaattaatcatttttttaaattactgaatcaaaattaaacaacagattatttttttttttgtcttattaaagaaaatatattaattatataaaatttagagAATTGTTTCTACAAATTAATCTTTTATCTTGtttataactttttttttctatatattacagtaaatttatgtttttttagatAGAACAGAgagataaaatttgaaaatattttaaattttaag
Coding sequences within it:
- the LOC122013725 gene encoding glucose-1-phosphate adenylyltransferase large subunit 1-like, with product MVLPSGFNQSDSLDSQLTLFVVQNPYWNFLVGWVHIFSAWTHGKHCECLPETMVAPDVALKMDAGIVSLKANDAWLSHARRSALCASSTRKQLRSQKFPFKNSNTLRCKIAGFESSVASSPPAEIDHQFQKISEVLLSPNVPDPKNVAAFILGGGTGAQLFPLTKTRAVPAVPIAGCYKIVDVPMSNCINSGINKIYILTQFNSTSLNRHISRTFGDVANFGGGFAEVLAATQSPGETGMNWFQGTADAIRQFAWVFDDRRNQHIEHVLILSGDQLYRMNYMELIEKHVETGADITISCIPVDASRASDYGLVRVDKNGRITEFQEKPRGDDLEAMKDDGSFLRLSHQDTNKYPYIASMGIYVFNRKALQRQFMMRDGRANDFGQHILPFAVNYFNVQAYMFHDYWEDIGTLQAFYNANLALTEQPPKFQFYDQRKPMYTSPRYLPPTKIDKSKMRSSIISHGCFLYKCDIERSIIGVRSRISAGAEIKNTLMFGANTYETDEQIASLLEKGMVPIGVGQNTKIRNCIIDTNARIGQNVVIANKDGVEEVDRSSEGFYIRSGITIILRNATIKDGTVI